In Blastococcus saxobsidens DD2, the genomic stretch CCCCACCACGATCTCCCGTGTGGCGCTGGTCAACGCGATCGCCAACGGGCTGATCGTCGTGACCGGCGGCCTGGTCCGTCTGACGGGCTCCGGGCTCGGCTGCCCGACCTGGCCCCGCTGCACCGACGAGAGCTTCGTGGCGACCCCGGAGCTCGCCGGGCACGGCGTCATCGAGTTCGGCAACCGGCTGCTCACCTTCGTGCTCGCCGCCGCCGCCGTCGCCGCCGTGGTGGTCGTGTGGCGCTCTCCGCGGCGCGACCTCCGCACCCTCGCCCTGCTCACGTTCCTCGGCATCCCCGCGCAGGCCGCGCTCGGCGGGGTCACCGTGCTCACCGGCCTCAACCCGTGGACCGTGGCCGCGCACTTCCTCGTCTCGGCGGTCCTCGTCGCCCTCGCGACCACGCTGTGGCTGCGCTCGCGGGAGACCGGCGTCGGCCGGCCGCTGCTCCGCCGTCCCTTCGTCCTGCTGGTCAACGGCATCGCCGCCGCCACCGCCGCCGTCCTGTTGCTGGGCACCGTCGTCACCGGGAGCGGGCCGCACAGCGGCGACCTGCCGGACGACCCGGGCGCCGCACCGGTCCGCATGGGCTTCGATCCGGAGCTGGTCAGCCAGCTGCACGCCGACGTCGTCTTCCTGCTCCTCGGCCTGACCATCGCGCTGCTGGTCGCCCTCCACGCGACCGACTCCCCCGGCCGGGTCCGCCGTGCCACCCGCGACCTGCTGATCGTCCAGCTGGCACAGGGCGTCGTCGGGTACGTGCAGTACTTCACCGACCTGCCGATCGCCCTGGTTCTGGTGCACATGCTGGGCGCGGTGCTGGTCACCGCGTACACGGCGCGCCTGGTCTGGGCCGTCCGCGGCCCGGCGTCGGACCTGCCCCTGACCGCGTCGACGGAGCCGGCCGCCGTCACCCACTGATATCGGCGAGCGTGTGCGCTGGGGCGGAGCCCCGAACTCGATAACCGGGCCTCAGCGCACACCCTCCAGCCCGAAGAGGCGTCGCCGGGCGTCGTGGACGGCGCGGAGCTCTCGTCGGCACCCCTCCGGATCCCCGGTCAGCCGGCGGTATCCGAAGCGCAGCGTCTGCCAGCCGATGGTGGCCAGGAGTGCATCGCGGCGGATGTCCCTCTCCCGCTGATCGCGGGAACCGTGCCAGGCGGCGCCGTCCATCTCGACCGCGAGCAGGACGTCCCCGTAGGCGACATCGAGATAGTGGGTCCGTCCGGCAACCGTGACCGGCCGCTGCTGGACGAACGCGGGCATTCCAGGCGCCCGGAGCACCTGGAGACAGCCCCAGATCTCCAACTCGCTCCGGCACCCGTCGGCGAGGAGTCCGACCAACTCGACGAGGGCCGCACGCCCCGGCAGACACGGCCGCCGCTCGATCTCGGCGTTCAGCTGCCGCGGTAGGCACAGTCGACGACGGACGGCGGTGATGGCCGCAGCCCGGAGGTCCGATCGGTGCACGCCGCGTGGTTGACCCCAGGTGTCCACGAGCGCGCGCTCGACGCAGGTCACCGGCAGGCCCTCCACCCGCCGGATCGTGTCGGCGACGTCACGACTGCGATGCAGCACGACACCCGCCGCCCCTCGCCCGCTTCGCCGGAGCTCGACGGTGAGGTGGACCGGTGCTCCCGGTGGCAGGAGCTCCCACAGGGCGAGTGCGCTGTGGTGGCTGACCACCCCGTCCCACGCCTGCACCGCGGCCTCGACACGGATCCGCCAGTCGTCAGCCACCGCGGGAAGGGCGTACACCCCTGGCTGGATGCGGCGCAGCCGACCGGTCGCCACCCAGGCGGAGAGCGTCTTGCGATCGATGCGGGCGGTGAGCGCCTCCCATGTCGCCCAGCCGTCGGCGCCGAGCAGGGCCGGGATGTCGTACGCCACCGCGTGACTCTGTCGAGTCGGCCGCGTGCGCGGGGACAGCAGCCGAAATATGTGGACAGGGTCGTGGAACGGGGGCGCTCATGCCCAGTTCTGATCGATGGAACCGGGCGCCGGCGCACACGCTGGGCAGCGCCGCTGTCAGACGATGGCGTCGACGACGATCGCGACCATCAGCAGCGCGAGGTACGAGATCGACACGTGGAACAGCTGCATCGGTCTGGTCTCGCCGCCGGCCCGGATGCGGCGGAGCAGCCGGTGGGCCTCGATGAGGAACCAGGCACCGAGGACCGCGGCGGCGATCGTGTAGCCGCGGCCGACGCCGTACTCCGCCCCGACCGGCCAGAGCAGCAGGGAGACGGCGACGGTCACCCAGCTCCAGGCGACGGTCTGCCGGCCCACCGACCGGGCGCTGGTGACCACCGGCAGCATCGGCACGTCGGCCCGCGCGTAGTCGTCCTTGAACCGCAGGGCCAGCGCCCAGAAGTGCGGCATCTGCCAGCAGAAGACGACGCCGAAGACGACGACCGCCGGCCAGTCCAGGGAGCCGGTCACCGCGGCCCAGCCGATCAGCACCGGCGCCGCACCCGGCACGCCGCCGAACTCGGTGCTGCGCCGGGTGTACCGCTTGAACACCATCGTGTAGAGGACGGCGTAGTAGAAGATCGCGCCCGCCGCCAGGACCGCGGCCAGGGTCGTGGTCGTCAGCGCGAGCAGCACGATGGATGCCACCGTCAGCACGACGCCGAAGACCAGCGCCGCCCGCGGGGTCACCGCGCCGGTGACGAGCGGCCGCTTCCGGGTGCGGTTCATGAGCCGGTCGATGTCGCGGTCGTACCAGCAGTTGAAGACGTTCGCGGCGCCGGCGGCGAGCGTGCCGCCGACCAGGGTGCTCAGCAGCAGCGTCCACGACGGCCACCCACGATCGGCCAGCATCATCGCCGGCACGGTGGTGATGAGCAGCAGCTCGATGATCCGCGGCTTGGTGAGGCCCACGTAGGCGCCGACCCGTGCACGGACACGGCTGAGGAGGCCAGGAGCGGAGGCGGCGGGGCGCTCGGACAGCGCCGTCACCGGGTGCCCTCGTGCGGGCAGCAGGGCACCACGGGATCCCTTCGGACCGGAGAGCGGAACTCGCCCACTGTAGCCCCGGCGGGTTCCCGGCCCACCGGACGGCATGACCTGTGATGACTAGGGTTGATCACGTTGCTGCCAGCGGTGCAGCGGGTAGGGGCGACGGTGACGACGTCGTCGCGCCACCGACCGCGCCAGCGGTCCGGGGGACGCCGCAGGCGGGCTCCGGCCCACCCCGCCCGGCGGTCGCTCCGCCCGGGCACGACGTCAGGCCTACTCGAGGGAGAACCGACCAGATGGACACGCGAAGCACCGGGCCGGAGGCCCCCGCCGAGGCCGCGACCGACGCGCCGACCGGGAACCCGGCGCAGCCGCGGCCGACCCTCCCCGAGGACTTCGGCGACGTGGACCGCCGGGCCATCGACACCGCCCGCGTGCTCGCGATGGACGCCGTCCAGAAAGTCGGCAACGGTCACCCGGGCACCGCGATGAGCATGGCGCCGACTGCCTACCTGCTGTTCCACAAGTGGCTGCGGCACGATCCCTCCGATCCGAACTGGGTCGGCCGTGACCGGTTCGTCCTGTCCATGGGGCATTCCAGCCTGACCCTGTACGTGCAGCTCTTCCTCTCCGGCTACGGGCTCGAGGTCGAGGACCTGCAGGCGCTGCGGACGTGGGGCTCGAAGACCCCCGGTCACCCCGAGGTCGACCACACGCCCGGCATCGAGACCACGACCGGGCCGCTCGGTCAGGGCGTCGGCAACGCGGTCGGCATGGCCATGGCCGCCCGCCGGGAGCGCGGGATGCTCGACCCCGACGCCCCCGAGGGCGAGAGCCTCTTCGACCACTCCATCTGGTGCTTCGCCTCCGACGGCGACATGGAGGAAGGCGTCAGCGGCGAGGCGTCGTCCCTGGCCGGCACCCAGCGGCTCGGCAACCTGACGCTGGTCTACGACGACAACCAGATCTCCATCGAGGACGACACGACCGTCGCCTTCACCGAGGACGTCGGCAAGCGGTACGAGGCCTACGGCTGGCACGTGCAGCGCGTGGACGACGGCGAGGACCTCGCCGCCGTGGACGCCGCGTTCGCCGCCGCGAAGGCCGAGACGTCCCGCCCCTCCCTCATCGTGCTGCGGACGGTCATCGCCTGGCCCGCGCCCACGAAGCAGAACACCGGAGCCTCGCACGGTTCCGCGCTCGGCGAGGACGAGGTGCGCGCCACCAAGGAGATCCTCGGCTTCGACCCCGAGCGCACCTTCCAGGTCGACGACGACGTGCTCGCGCAC encodes the following:
- a CDS encoding COX15/CtaA family protein, whose product is MRLLRDSYSPTTISRVALVNAIANGLIVVTGGLVRLTGSGLGCPTWPRCTDESFVATPELAGHGVIEFGNRLLTFVLAAAAVAAVVVVWRSPRRDLRTLALLTFLGIPAQAALGGVTVLTGLNPWTVAAHFLVSAVLVALATTLWLRSRETGVGRPLLRRPFVLLVNGIAAATAAVLLLGTVVTGSGPHSGDLPDDPGAAPVRMGFDPELVSQLHADVVFLLLGLTIALLVALHATDSPGRVRRATRDLLIVQLAQGVVGYVQYFTDLPIALVLVHMLGAVLVTAYTARLVWAVRGPASDLPLTASTEPAAVTH
- a CDS encoding DUF559 domain-containing protein — translated: MAYDIPALLGADGWATWEALTARIDRKTLSAWVATGRLRRIQPGVYALPAVADDWRIRVEAAVQAWDGVVSHHSALALWELLPPGAPVHLTVELRRSGRGAAGVVLHRSRDVADTIRRVEGLPVTCVERALVDTWGQPRGVHRSDLRAAAITAVRRRLCLPRQLNAEIERRPCLPGRAALVELVGLLADGCRSELEIWGCLQVLRAPGMPAFVQQRPVTVAGRTHYLDVAYGDVLLAVEMDGAAWHGSRDQRERDIRRDALLATIGWQTLRFGYRRLTGDPEGCRRELRAVHDARRRLFGLEGVR
- a CDS encoding heme o synthase; this encodes MTALSERPAASAPGLLSRVRARVGAYVGLTKPRIIELLLITTVPAMMLADRGWPSWTLLLSTLVGGTLAAGAANVFNCWYDRDIDRLMNRTRKRPLVTGAVTPRAALVFGVVLTVASIVLLALTTTTLAAVLAAGAIFYYAVLYTMVFKRYTRRSTEFGGVPGAAPVLIGWAAVTGSLDWPAVVVFGVVFCWQMPHFWALALRFKDDYARADVPMLPVVTSARSVGRQTVAWSWVTVAVSLLLWPVGAEYGVGRGYTIAAAVLGAWFLIEAHRLLRRIRAGGETRPMQLFHVSISYLALLMVAIVVDAIV